The Corynebacterium freiburgense region CCATTCTTGCTGGTACCGCCGCACTCAATGAGGCTTCCCGTCTGATTATCAATTGCGGAGCGCCGGCAGAAACTATTTTGCTTATTCTGCGTCAATTTATTGAAGCAACTGCCGATTCTATGCTCGGAGAATTTATGGATATCCAGCATTCTTTGCCCACGGCGCAACCGTCGAACCAGCTTATTGAATTAGCTTCTCGGCTGAAAACATCTACGTATTCATTTGAGGCACCCTTAGCTTGTGGTGCCCTCCTGGCAGAAGCCCCAGAGCGAATTCCACACCTTACACAGATTGGTCGTCGTTTAGGATCTGCCTATCAGCTCGCAGACGACCTGCAATCAGTTTATGGTTCTGTTGAAGATACAGGCAAAGATCCTGCTGGCGATATTGTCCACCATCGTGCGACACCATTAATTACATGCGCCAAAGAAACGCATGCTTGGCCAGAAATTGCACAAGCAATAGCCGATCGCGATATCCCAACAGTTCAAAAACTCTTACGATCTTGCGGCGCAGTGGACCGCGCAATCGATCAAGCTGAACAACATTTGAATCATGCACTACAAGGAATTGCAGCGGCCCACTTATCACCAGTTGCGCAAGTAGCGTTGCGTGAAGTTGTGATCGCAATTCAGGAGTCATTATATGTCTAGCAACACCCCTGAAGCACTATTTACGGAAATGTCATGCCGTGCCGCGGCCACAGTAATGTCCAAATACTCGACAAGCTTTTCCATTGCTACCAGGCTCCTCTCTCCACAGATACGGATGGATATCCGAAATCTCTATGCGGTGGTCCGAATAGCTGATGAAATCGTTGACGGTGCAGCAGCACGCCTTTCAAGTGAGCAAATCAGTAATGAATTACAAGATTTCCGCAACGCCGTATATCGGGGAATTGCATTGCATTTTTCCTCGAACCCCGCGATTCATGCATTCGCCTTAACAGTCCAACGTTGTAACATCCCCCACGAATATCTCGAAGCTTTCTTTGATTCAATGGAGCGCGACCTCCAGTTAACTCAACACAATCCCCAATCACGCGCCGAATATATTTACGGATCCGCCGAAGTCATTGGGCTTATGTGTTTGCACGTATTTACCGTCAAACATCCGCTGCATGGTGAGCAGTGGGACGTCGCAAAGCGTGGCGCACAAGCTTTAGGCGCAGCATTTCAAAATATTAATTTTTTACGGGACTTAGGAGCGGATCGCCACGAACTTGGACGCGAATATATCGCCCCTACAGCGGAAGCAAAAAATGCCCTAATTGCGGAGATACGCCAAGATCTTTCCAATGCATATGCCGCAATTCCGCTGCTGCCTATAAGCGCCCGAACTGGAGTACTCACTGCACACTACCTGTTTAGCGAGCTTGCGAACCGTCTCGACGCCACTCCAGTTGAAGTTATTGCTACCACAAGGGTGCGTGTGCCAGGTACGGTAAAAGCGAAGCTCACATCACGTGCAATCGCAACGGCGCCGCGCCTGCGCCCACCTCGGTGAAAGGATCCCCGCACCATGAGTGATTCCCCTAGTCGCACGATTGTTATTGGCGGCGGAGTCGCCGGACTAGCCACTGCAGCGCTATTGGCACACCAAGGACATCACGTCACCTTAGTAGAACAAAATAAGGAATTCGGTGGGCGCGCAGGACGATTTAGCGCACATGGATTCACCTGGGATACCGGCCCAAGCTGGTACCTTATGCCTGAAGCATTCGAGCATTTTTTTGCACAACTTGGCACAAGCGCCGCCGCTGAGCTTGATCTTGTGCGACTAGATCCCGCCTACCGGGTCTTTCCAGAAAACCACGCCCCCATCGATATTCGCACCGGCCATGCCGCCGAACTTTTCGAATCTTTTGAACCTGGTGCTGGCAAGAAACTCACCAAATACCTACGCAATGCGGAACGCACCTATCACACTGCAATAGAATTCTTCCTCTATACAACATTTTCCTCAATCCGCCCCTATATTCGATTAAAGCTTCTGCGTCACGGTGGCACACTTATTCGTTTACTTACTACAAACCTAAAATCATGGGTAGATAAACAATTTAGCCACCCAATACTACGACAAATTTTGCAATACCCCGCAGTGTTTCTTTCTTCTTCCCCCGCCAATACACCTGCAATGTATCATCTTTTAAGCCATACCGATCTAACCGAAGGAGTGTTCTACCCACGCGGTGGATTCCTGGCTTTTGTGGATACTCTACAACGCCTAGCCGAGCGTTCAGGAGCCGAGCTACGCACGGAATGCAAAGTAGAAGAAATCATTTGCGACCCAGGTTTTGCCACTGGACGCCGTCATGCGGTTCGCGGCGTACGAATTCGCACATCACACGACAAAGCAGAAACACTCTATGCCGATAATGTTGTTTCATGCGCGGACCTCCACCACACAGAAAATAATCTGCTTGAACCTGGGTTCCGGAGCTATCCGCAACGCTATTGGAAGCACCGCGATCCAGGCATTAGCGTTGTGGTTGCCTTATTGGGAATCAAAGGCCCACTGCCTGAATTCACACACCATCAATTGTTGCTTTC contains the following coding sequences:
- a CDS encoding phytoene/squalene synthase family protein; amino-acid sequence: MSSNTPEALFTEMSCRAAATVMSKYSTSFSIATRLLSPQIRMDIRNLYAVVRIADEIVDGAAARLSSEQISNELQDFRNAVYRGIALHFSSNPAIHAFALTVQRCNIPHEYLEAFFDSMERDLQLTQHNPQSRAEYIYGSAEVIGLMCLHVFTVKHPLHGEQWDVAKRGAQALGAAFQNINFLRDLGADRHELGREYIAPTAEAKNALIAEIRQDLSNAYAAIPLLPISARTGVLTAHYLFSELANRLDATPVEVIATTRVRVPGTVKAKLTSRAIATAPRLRPPR
- the crtI gene encoding phytoene desaturase family protein, with protein sequence MSDSPSRTIVIGGGVAGLATAALLAHQGHHVTLVEQNKEFGGRAGRFSAHGFTWDTGPSWYLMPEAFEHFFAQLGTSAAAELDLVRLDPAYRVFPENHAPIDIRTGHAAELFESFEPGAGKKLTKYLRNAERTYHTAIEFFLYTTFSSIRPYIRLKLLRHGGTLIRLLTTNLKSWVDKQFSHPILRQILQYPAVFLSSSPANTPAMYHLLSHTDLTEGVFYPRGGFLAFVDTLQRLAERSGAELRTECKVEEIICDPGFATGRRHAVRGVRIRTSHDKAETLYADNVVSCADLHHTENNLLEPGFRSYPQRYWKHRDPGISVVVALLGIKGPLPEFTHHQLLLSQDWETDFRAIFTEGKASQSIYISKTSASDPAMAPEDCENLFILIPVAANPEIGHGSVFQADGLASPQVDNIIDSTLDLISQRAGIPDLHERILSRHSIGPGDYQQQFNAWHGNAIGLAHTLKQSAFLRGSNASRKVSGLYYAGATTVPGVGLPMCLISAENVLKRIRGDTSTGPS
- a CDS encoding polyprenyl synthetase family protein, with the protein product MPELPAPFDARTAASTAFLRQTFLDLVARIANLSDDAASACTHVGQIATGGKHLRAALVHIGADRNPDTPPERADVAVAAAFDLLHAAFLVLDDVIDADETRRGEPTIHADVRDRSGDAHYGNSVAILAGTAALNEASRLIINCGAPAETILLILRQFIEATADSMLGEFMDIQHSLPTAQPSNQLIELASRLKTSTYSFEAPLACGALLAEAPERIPHLTQIGRRLGSAYQLADDLQSVYGSVEDTGKDPAGDIVHHRATPLITCAKETHAWPEIAQAIADRDIPTVQKLLRSCGAVDRAIDQAEQHLNHALQGIAAAHLSPVAQVALREVVIAIQESLYV